The bacterium sequence ACCCGTCCTCGGCCCCTACCGGGAGCTGCACCGGGACCGCGCGGGCCTCGAGCCGCTCCTTGATCATGCCGACCGTCCGGAAGAAATCCGCCCCGGTACGGTCCATCTTGTTGACGAAGACGATCCGCGGGACGCCATACCGGTCGGCCTGCCGCCAGACCGTCTCGGACTGCGGCTGCACGCCCTCCACTGCGCTCAGGACCACGATCGCGCCGTCGAGCACCCGCAGCGACCGCTCCACCTCCGCGGTGAAGTCCACATGCCCGGGGGTGTCGATGATGTTAATGCTGTGCCCGCGCCACTGGGCGGTCGTCGCGGCGGAGGTAATCGTGATGCCGCGTTCCCGCTCCTGGATCATCCAGTCCATCGTCGCGGAGCCCTCGTCGACCTCGCCGATCCGGTGGGTGCGCCCCGTGTAGAACAGGATGCGCTCCGTCGTGGTCGTCTTGCCCGCGTCGATGTGGGCCACGATCCCGATGTTGCGAATCTTCTCCAGCGATCCCTGGGCCGTCATGGTTGCTCCCTGCTTCGTCTCCAGCTGCTGCGTTGTCATGAATCCTCCGCGACGACTACCACCGATAGTGCGCGAACGCCTTGTTCGCTTCGGCCATCTTGTGCGTATCCTCGCGCCGCTTCACCGCGGCGCCGGTGTTGTTGCTGGCGTCAAGAATCTCCGCGGCCAGCTTGTCGCGCATCGCCCGCCCCGGCCGCTGTCGGGCGTACTGCACGAGCCAGCGGATTCCGAGGGACATCCGGCGTTCGGGCCGCACCTCGATCGGCACCTGATAGGTTGCGCCGCCGACCCGGCGCGGCTTGACCTCGAGCACCGGCATGATGTTGTGGAGCGCCTGGTCGAGCACCTTGACCGGCTCCTTGCTGCCCTTCTCCTGGATCGCCTCCAGCGCAGAGTACACGATGCGCTCTGCGAGGCTCTTCTTGCCCCGCGTCATCACCTTGTTGACGAGCCGGGTCACGGTCTGGCTCCCGAACGCCATGTCTGGCGTCACGCTCCGACGCGAAACCGATCCTTTGCGCGGCATCAGTACGCCTCCACGTCACTGCGCATCGTCTGCACCCCGTTGGGTCCCCTGCCCCTCCGAACGCCCGCTGTTCCGCGGGCATCTGGCGGGGCGGGCGGCCGGCTCACGCCGCCCCTGCCTTCTTCGGCCGCTTCGCGCCGTACTTGGAGCGCCCGCGCTTGCGGTCCTGGACGCCTGCGGTGTCGAGGGTCCCTCGCACGATGTGGTACCGGATCCCCGGCAGATCCTTCACGCGGCCGCCGCGGATCAAGACCACCGAGTGTTCTTGAAGATTGTGGCCGATCCCCGGGATGTACACGGTGACTTCCTGCCCGTTCGTCAACCGCACCCGCGCGATCTTTCGCAGGGCCGAGTTGGGCTTCTTGGGGGTCGTCGTCTTGACTTGAATGCACACCCCGCGCTTCTGCGGGCTGTTCTGAAGCGCCGGCGACTTGCTCTTCACCGGCTCGACCCTCCGGCCCAAACGCACGAGCTGGGTGACTGTCGGCACGCTTGACCTCCCGCGCGGGCCGGGATCCCCGGTCCCGCTGTCTCCATCCTTCCTTACTATACGCGTCCGCTACACGCGCCCGCCGTGCGCACAAAGTCCCCGGGCGGGGCGGCGTTCCCCCACGCCGAGGCTGTGAGCGATGCCTGCGGCCGGTGTCACCCGGCCGGGTTATCGCGCGTCCGTCTGTTGCGGTTAGGCATGCGCCATACGCGATGCCGAAGCCGGCACCCTGCGGCGCATTGTCAGGGGCGTTCCCCGAATCGCCGGACGAATCTCGGCGGTGCCTACTCGGTGATCGCTGCCACCGCAGCGCCCACCGCAATACCGCACGCCCGTCCGAGCGCGGTCATCGAGGCGACCTCGATGACCTCCAGGCCACGCTCTCGGGCCGCCCGGAGCACCGGCTCCGTCACTCGACGGTCGGCGTCCTGAGCGACGTACACCACCCGGGCGTGTCCGCGATTGATGGCCTTCGTTGTCTGGTTGGTCCCGATGGCCCGCTGCGTCGCAATCTTCAGGTGGTCAACATCCACAATCCGGCCACTCCGCCGCCGCGATCCTGACCCCGTCAGGGTCGAGATCCGACTCGGACAGTATATCAACGGCCTGAAACCCTGTCAACGCCTACCCCACCGACGTGTAGTAGTTCAGCAATAATGTCACCCCCTAACAGTTCCGTGACTATGTCACCCTGGGACTATGACCAGGGAGACGATCATGTTGAGTCAGAAGGATCAACAGCGCGTGCAGGTCCTGACACAGGTCCATCGGGGCACG is a genomic window containing:
- the rpsG gene encoding 30S ribosomal protein S7, which encodes MPRKGSVSRRSVTPDMAFGSQTVTRLVNKVMTRGKKSLAERIVYSALEAIQEKGSKEPVKVLDQALHNIMPVLEVKPRRVGGATYQVPIEVRPERRMSLGIRWLVQYARQRPGRAMRDKLAAEILDASNNTGAAVKRREDTHKMAEANKAFAHYRW
- the rpsL gene encoding 30S ribosomal protein S12; amino-acid sequence: MPTVTQLVRLGRRVEPVKSKSPALQNSPQKRGVCIQVKTTTPKKPNSALRKIARVRLTNGQEVTVYIPGIGHNLQEHSVVLIRGGRVKDLPGIRYHIVRGTLDTAGVQDRKRGRSKYGAKRPKKAGAA
- a CDS encoding ribosomal L7Ae/L30e/S12e/Gadd45 family protein, which translates into the protein MDVDHLKIATQRAIGTNQTTKAINRGHARVVYVAQDADRRVTEPVLRAARERGLEVIEVASMTALGRACGIAVGAAVAAITE